A single region of the Solwaraspora sp. WMMD791 genome encodes:
- a CDS encoding ABC transporter ATP-binding protein — protein sequence MTGLWSNALEELDKRWSIVRMLPRAGTGLIAGLAAINVALGVLPVVFVVATSNVLGRVPEAVSGGTDSTAWRSLMAIFAVAAAAFVGQQVVAPFQNSLGELTARRVDGQMFDDLMAAALRPRGIAPLEDQAALQDLRAAADEVQYGFQSPGQACAGLLALGARYVQLIGYAAVVAFAFAWWAALALVVVVLLFRYGQRNGIRHYSRLRYALDGPERKIDYLRDLGIQPAAGKEIRIFGLANWLTSTLDQAYRSWLAPLWVARRRLYLWPFFWYALVGLLLTSMVFAFTGRAAAGQLTLTGFALVMQASLGALRLSEFYPEADNQIAVGMNAYDAVQRFARRIDAYPSDVGDDAADRESVTAVPDPVTTIHFDRVSFSYPGQDRLVLDNLDLKIPVGRCTAIVGLNGAGKTTLVRLLARLYEPTGGVIRVDGVDIRSYPVTEWRRKLGIIFQDFARYEISAAANIGYGAIDAADDREGIEQAARSVDMADDLARLSRGLDTPLTNQVAGGTDLSGGQWQRVALARALFALRHGSPVVVLDEPTASLDVRTEARFFDEFAELTQGATTLLISHRFSTVRQADHVVVLTGGRVAEQGSHDELIALDGRYARLFRLQADRFTEVPQPEELAR from the coding sequence GTGACAGGCTTGTGGAGCAACGCGCTGGAGGAGCTCGACAAGCGGTGGAGCATCGTCCGGATGCTGCCACGCGCGGGAACCGGCCTGATCGCCGGCCTCGCCGCGATCAACGTCGCCCTCGGTGTCCTGCCGGTGGTCTTCGTGGTCGCCACCAGCAACGTCCTCGGCCGGGTACCCGAGGCGGTCAGCGGCGGAACGGACTCGACGGCCTGGCGCTCCCTGATGGCCATCTTCGCGGTAGCGGCGGCGGCCTTCGTCGGTCAGCAGGTAGTAGCGCCCTTTCAGAACTCGCTCGGCGAGCTGACGGCCCGCCGCGTCGACGGACAGATGTTCGACGACCTGATGGCAGCCGCGCTGCGGCCCCGGGGCATCGCACCGCTCGAGGACCAGGCCGCGCTCCAGGACCTGCGGGCCGCCGCCGACGAGGTGCAGTACGGCTTCCAGAGCCCCGGTCAGGCCTGCGCCGGCCTGCTCGCACTCGGTGCCCGGTACGTGCAACTGATCGGGTACGCCGCGGTGGTCGCGTTCGCCTTCGCCTGGTGGGCGGCCCTGGCCCTTGTCGTGGTGGTGCTGCTGTTCCGGTACGGCCAACGTAACGGCATCCGCCACTACTCCCGGCTGCGCTACGCGCTCGACGGACCCGAACGCAAGATAGATTACCTGCGCGACCTCGGCATTCAGCCGGCAGCAGGCAAGGAGATTCGGATATTCGGGCTCGCCAACTGGCTGACCTCGACGCTCGATCAGGCATACCGGTCCTGGTTGGCCCCGCTCTGGGTGGCCCGCCGTCGGCTCTACCTGTGGCCGTTCTTCTGGTACGCGCTGGTCGGACTGCTCCTCACCAGCATGGTCTTTGCCTTCACCGGGCGAGCCGCCGCCGGGCAGCTCACGCTCACCGGCTTCGCGCTGGTCATGCAGGCCAGTCTCGGCGCGTTGCGGCTGTCGGAGTTCTATCCCGAGGCGGACAACCAGATCGCGGTAGGCATGAACGCCTATGACGCCGTCCAGCGGTTCGCCAGGCGGATCGACGCCTACCCGTCCGACGTCGGTGACGACGCGGCGGACCGGGAGTCCGTGACCGCGGTACCAGACCCTGTCACCACCATTCACTTCGACCGGGTCTCCTTCTCCTACCCCGGGCAGGACCGGCTCGTCCTCGACAATCTCGACCTGAAGATCCCGGTGGGCCGGTGTACGGCGATCGTCGGCCTCAACGGAGCGGGCAAGACCACCCTGGTCCGGCTACTGGCCAGGCTCTACGAGCCGACCGGCGGTGTGATCCGGGTCGACGGGGTCGACATCCGCAGCTACCCGGTCACCGAGTGGCGCCGCAAGCTCGGCATCATCTTCCAGGATTTCGCCCGCTACGAGATCTCGGCGGCGGCGAACATCGGCTACGGCGCGATCGATGCTGCCGACGACCGCGAGGGGATCGAGCAGGCCGCCCGATCGGTCGACATGGCCGACGACCTGGCCCGGCTGTCCCGCGGGCTGGACACGCCGTTGACCAACCAAGTGGCCGGCGGTACCGACCTCTCCGGCGGCCAGTGGCAGCGGGTGGCGCTCGCTCGGGCACTGTTCGCGCTCCGCCACGGATCACCCGTCGTGGTCCTCGACGAGCCCACCGCGAGTCTCGACGTCCGCACCGAGGCCAGGTTCTTCGACGAGTTCGCCGAGCTGACCCAGGGTGCCACCACCCTGCTGATCTCGCACCGCTTCTCCACCGTGCGGCAGGCCGACCACGTCGTCGTGCTCACCGGGGGCAGGGTCGCCGAGCAGGGCAGCCACGACGAGCTGATCGCCCTCGACGGCCGGTACGCCCGACTGTTCCGACTACAGGCTGACCGGTTCACCGAGGTTCCGCAGCCCGAGGAGCTGGCACGATGA